Proteins encoded within one genomic window of Hahella chejuensis KCTC 2396:
- a CDS encoding RHS repeat-associated core domain-containing protein yields the protein MIDPQGGGTLYAYDAVGNRESVTQANGQTTAYVYDALNRLTRQTTTDAAGNVIADYRYTLHSTGRREQIEELHNGRVSTYTYDALYRLTHDVISDPVNGDYNAEYRFDNVGNRIYSIIDGVHTTYSYDDNDRLTQQGGVTYAYDANGNTLTETEDGLVTVRYTYSAKNKLLAVTKAGETTSFGYNLDGIRTRKAGSGATTDFIVDQNRNYAQVLQEVVNGAKQVSYVYGDDLLSQARAGDVSYYVYDGQGSVRSLTSQTGVQTDSYHYDAFGILLHSEGDTPNSYLYTGEQYDASLDQYYLRARYYDQNQGRFTQMDTWLGKECTPITLNKYIYANSDPVRFVDPSGYFGLAEIGAALNIRGIQSTSAQASFRVTVKKIGKELACIAIEETVTNLIMQQLTGGVYILADNGAGYVGRTNDFDRRMQEHTRSGKRKVEKVLALFHMEMDRNEQRLVEQFFMDLFREANQPLTNTNNSIARNPTSRNSRNLRRMMDRLDFCD from the coding sequence GTGATCGATCCTCAGGGCGGCGGAACCCTGTACGCCTACGATGCGGTGGGCAACCGTGAGAGCGTGACGCAAGCCAACGGCCAAACCACCGCCTATGTCTACGACGCTCTGAACCGACTGACGCGTCAGACCACGACGGATGCGGCGGGCAACGTCATCGCCGACTACCGTTACACCCTGCACAGCACGGGGAGACGGGAACAAATCGAAGAGCTGCATAACGGCCGGGTGTCGACCTATACCTATGACGCTCTGTATCGTCTGACGCATGACGTCATCAGTGATCCAGTCAATGGTGACTACAACGCGGAATACCGCTTCGACAACGTCGGCAACCGCATATACAGCATCATCGACGGCGTGCATACCACCTACAGCTACGATGACAATGACCGCCTGACGCAACAGGGCGGCGTCACCTACGCCTATGACGCCAACGGCAATACGCTGACGGAAACCGAAGACGGTCTGGTCACGGTGCGTTACACCTACAGCGCGAAGAACAAACTCCTCGCGGTAACAAAAGCGGGCGAGACCACCAGCTTCGGTTATAACCTGGATGGCATTCGCACCCGGAAAGCGGGAAGCGGCGCCACCACCGACTTTATCGTCGACCAGAACCGCAACTACGCCCAGGTGCTGCAAGAAGTCGTCAACGGCGCCAAACAAGTCAGCTACGTCTACGGCGACGACCTGCTAAGCCAGGCAAGAGCCGGCGACGTCAGCTACTATGTCTACGACGGCCAAGGCTCCGTCCGTTCTTTAACAAGCCAGACCGGCGTGCAAACCGACAGCTACCACTACGACGCCTTCGGCATCCTGCTTCACAGCGAAGGAGACACTCCAAACAGTTATCTGTACACCGGAGAGCAATACGATGCGTCATTGGATCAGTATTACCTAAGGGCGAGGTATTACGACCAGAACCAGGGGCGGTTTACGCAGATGGATACGTGGCTAGGAAAAGAATGTACTCCGATCACGTTAAACAAATATATCTATGCCAATTCAGACCCAGTTCGCTTTGTTGATCCAAGTGGGTATTTTGGATTAGCTGAGATTGGTGCAGCCCTAAATATTCGTGGAATTCAATCAACTTCTGCACAAGCATCATTCAGAGTTACAGTCAAGAAAATTGGGAAAGAACTGGCTTGTATTGCAATCGAAGAAACAGTTACTAATTTAATTATGCAACAATTAACAGGTGGAGTTTATATTCTGGCTGATAATGGTGCAGGTTATGTTGGCAGAACGAATGACTTTGATCGCAGGATGCAAGAGCATACTCGTAGTGGCAAACGGAAGGTTGAAAAGGTGCTTGCTTTGTTCCACATGGAAATGGATAGAAATGAACAGCGTCTAGTTGAGCAATTTTTTATGGATTTGTTTAGAGAGGCAAATCAACCATTGACAAACACTAATAATTCTATCGCTCGTAATCCGACATCTAGAAACTCTCGAAATTTACGGAGAATGATGGATAGGCTGGATTTTTGTGATTGA
- a CDS encoding RHS repeat-associated core domain-containing protein gives MIDPQGGETLYAYDAVGNRESVTQANGQTTAYVYDALNRLTRQTTTDAADNVIADYRYTLHSTGRREQIEELHNGRVSTYTYDALYRLTHDVISDPVNGDYSAEYRFDKVGNRIYSIIDGVHTAYSYDDNDRLTQQGGVTYSYDANGNTLTETEDGLVTARYTYSAKNKLLAVTKAGETTSFGYNPDGIRTRKAGSGSTTDFIVDQNRDYAQVLQEDVNGAKQVSYVYGDDLLSQARAGDVSYYVYDGQGSVRSLTNQTGVQTDNYHYDAFGILLHSEGDTPNSYLYTGEQYDASLDQYYLRARYYDQNQGRFTQMDTWMGVNSDPVTLHKYLYANGDPIGHTDPTGNFSLGGLSVGLRMSISAPINLLGMSIILSNGNSLSHLEEKPERAASRLSLGLAQFKVKQCRLFKDDKCNAGIPILIYGAQLGELTQHVYDAQMYGKTPVLSKLVEEHSRTWLQKRPECDGNSPTVHCDEYPFAISEQGGEENYNRGGVSLRLINGSNNCAGGACLKHFFKKCGVDANDQFKKWFGVIADPGLPIKREYVCTKD, from the coding sequence GTGATCGATCCTCAGGGCGGCGAAACCCTGTACGCCTACGATGCGGTGGGCAACCGTGAGAGCGTGACGCAAGCCAACGGCCAAACCACCGCCTATGTCTACGACGCCTTGAACCGACTGACGCGTCAGACCACGACGGATGCGGCGGACAACGTCATCGCCGACTACCGTTACACCCTGCACAGCACGGGTAGACGGGAACAAATCGAAGAGCTGCATAACGGCCGGGTGTCGACCTATACCTATGACGCTCTGTATCGTCTGACGCATGACGTCATCAGCGATCCGGTCAATGGCGACTACAGCGCGGAATACCGCTTCGACAAAGTCGGCAACCGCATCTACAGCATCATCGACGGCGTGCACACCGCCTACAGCTACGATGACAATGACCGCCTGACGCAACAGGGCGGCGTCACCTACTCCTATGACGCCAACGGCAATACGCTGACTGAAACCGAAGACGGTCTGGTCACGGCGCGTTACACCTACAGCGCGAAGAATAAACTCCTCGCGGTAACCAAAGCGGGCGAGACCACCAGCTTCGGTTATAACCCGGACGGCATTCGCACCCGGAAAGCGGGAAGCGGCTCCACCACCGACTTTATCGTCGACCAGAACCGCGATTACGCCCAGGTGCTGCAAGAAGACGTCAACGGCGCCAAACAAGTCAGCTATGTGTACGGCGACGATCTGCTAAGTCAGGCAAGAGCCGGCGACGTCAGCTACTATGTCTATGACGGCCAAGGCTCCGTCCGCTCTTTAACAAACCAGACCGGCGTCCAAACCGACAACTACCACTACGACGCCTTCGGCATCCTGCTGCACAGCGAAGGAGACACTCCAAACAGCTACCTGTACACAGGAGAGCAATACGATGCGTCATTGGATCAGTATTACCTGAGGGCGAGGTATTACGACCAAAACCAGGGGCGGTTTACGCAGATGGATACTTGGATGGGGGTTAACTCTGATCCTGTTACCTTGCATAAGTATCTTTATGCAAACGGTGATCCCATCGGGCATACTGATCCCACTGGGAACTTTAGTCTGGGGGGGTTGAGTGTTGGCTTAAGGATGTCTATTTCGGCGCCAATTAACCTGTTGGGGATGAGTATAATATTATCTAATGGAAACTCATTATCTCATCTTGAGGAAAAACCTGAACGGGCCGCATCTAGGCTATCACTGGGGCTTGCTCAATTTAAAGTTAAGCAATGCCGCTTATTTAAAGATGATAAGTGTAATGCTGGCATCCCTATCTTAATATATGGCGCTCAATTGGGTGAACTTACCCAGCATGTATATGATGCTCAAATGTATGGTAAAACTCCCGTGTTGAGTAAATTGGTTGAAGAGCATAGTAGAACATGGCTTCAAAAGAGGCCTGAATGTGACGGAAATAGTCCAACGGTTCACTGCGATGAATACCCGTTCGCTATTTCTGAGCAGGGCGGTGAGGAGAACTATAATCGCGGCGGTGTGTCACTTAGGCTAATAAACGGATCTAACAATTGCGCTGGAGGTGCTTGCTTAAAGCACTTCTTTAAAAAGTGTGGAGTAGATGCAAATGACCAGTTTAAAAAGTGGTTTGGCGTGATCGCAGACCCAGGCTTACCTATTAAAAGAGAATATGTCTGTACAAAGGACTAG
- a CDS encoding SMI1/KNR4 family protein: MSVWSSYVDMLVKLGVDFELLSGANFAEIQILEALVGFGIPRDLKEIYFVNNGQKYGFGPIFIDAYNFLSTHAICDVWNMWRESLDEHEDIGWRKSWLPFSQNIAGDIYCCVLMDEEVYKAGNILRVGTQSDQERLLSNDINNFLRDTITSVKSGKVVYREDLNAIIGT; encoded by the coding sequence ATGAGTGTCTGGAGTTCATATGTAGATATGTTGGTTAAGTTAGGAGTGGATTTTGAGCTGCTTTCTGGAGCAAATTTTGCTGAAATCCAGATTTTAGAGGCACTTGTTGGGTTTGGTATCCCGCGAGACTTAAAAGAAATATACTTTGTTAATAATGGTCAAAAGTATGGTTTTGGCCCAATATTCATTGACGCATATAATTTTCTGTCTACGCATGCTATTTGCGATGTATGGAACATGTGGAGGGAAAGTCTTGATGAACATGAAGATATAGGTTGGCGGAAAAGTTGGCTACCTTTTTCACAAAATATTGCTGGAGATATCTATTGCTGTGTACTTATGGATGAAGAAGTTTATAAAGCTGGAAATATACTCAGGGTTGGAACTCAGAGCGATCAAGAAAGGTTACTATCTAATGATATTAATAATTTTTTGAGAGATACTATAACTAGCGTTAAATCTGGGAAAGTTGTCTATAGAGAGGATTTGAACGCTATTATAGGTACCTAG